In Methanocaldococcus sp. FS406-22, the genomic stretch GTAAAGTATGAAGAAGTTGAAAAGGATGACGTTAATTTTATACAACTCCTATGATAAAACAAGATGGCATGAAGCACATAAAAGAGCAATAGCAAGAGCTGCTCCAATATGTTATGCGTTTGATTGTAACTTAGCGATTATGGACTTTCCCTGTAAAGATGTGGAAGATATCTTAAACATAAAAACCACTATTGGCAATTCTGGAGAATACTTAGAAAAATTAATTGAAAAAAATAGATTTTTCATTGTTGATAAATTTTTGCCACAATTTGGGATTCCAATTGCTTCAACATCCAAACCTGATGAAAAAAAGGCTATAACTCCGTTAGATACTGCCCATTTATTAAAGAAAAAGCCAGTTGGAATATATGTTGGATTGGGTAGGCATGGTCTGCCAAAGGATATAATGGAATCGTCTCTTTATCATTTGGATATAACCGAAAAAAAAGTATCTTTAGAAACTTGTACGGCCATTGGGTGTATTCCGGCTGTGGTATATTGCTATACTAAATACATTTGATATTAAAAATATTTGATAGAGTCAGGGATAAAAAATTTTATATACCATCCTATTTTAAAATATTACCAATAACTGCAGGTGGAAGTATGAGCGTTAGTGTTATGGAGGCAATAAAAGAGGTAAAATTAGCTGAAGAACAGGCAGTTAATGAAATAGAAGAAGCAAAAAAGAAAGCTGAGCAGATAAAGGCAGAGGCTATTGAAGAGGCAAAAAAACTCATTGCTGAAGCTGAAGAAGAGGCAAAAAAACTTGTTGAGGAGATGATTAAAAAGGCAGAGGAAGAAGCAAAAAAAGAAGCTGAAAAGATTCTTGAAGAGACGGAAAAAGAGATAAAAGAAATAATATCCATTGCTAAAGTTAAAATCCTCTCGTTGAAATTATCTGAGATTCTTGAAATTTAAATAAAAAGGTGATTTTAGTGAGACCCGTAAGGATGAAGAAGTTGAAAGCGGTGATATTGGATGAAAAAATTGATAATGTTGTAAGAAGCTTACATGAAGAAGGGATTGTTGAACTTTGTGATTTATCTGAAAAATTGGAAGATTTGGAATGGAAGACATTGTTATCACCATCATCATCAGCTGATTATGTTAGAAATGTTACATCATTGATGATAAAGGCAGGTAGAATTTTAGATATGTTTTCAAGTGTTAGTCAGAAGAAGACAAGTATAAAAGATATCCTAAATCCAAAACCTGTTGAAAAGAAGAAGGTTTCATTCAGTTCATATCAGGAAGTTATCGAGTATGCTGAAAAGATATTAAATGAGATTAGTAAAGAGGTTGATGAACCAGCTGAGAGATTATCAGAGTTGGATAACAAAAAATCTAAGTTATTGCAATTAAAAGAGCAAATATCTTACTTAAAAGGTTTAGAGTTTGATCTAAAATACCTTGGCTCTGGGGAGTATGTGTTTATTGGAGCAGGAAGTGTTCCTAAGGAAAAACTTGGGGAATTGAAAGCAGACCTTGACAAAATAACAGACGGATACATTGAAATATTTGCTGGAAGTGAATTTGAAAAGGATAAGAAAATTAGAGTCCCAATAGTATTTGTTACATTAAAAGAGAAGCTTGAGAGCGTTTTATCAGAGATTAGGAAATTTGAATTTGAGAGATATGACATAAGTGATGTAGAAGGAACACCAAGTGAAGCCCTCTCAAAAATAGAGAGTGAATTAAAAGCAATAGAATCAGAGAGAAACAGCTTAACAGAAAAGTTGAAAGCATTAGCACAAAAATGGGAAAAGGAATTGTTGGCTGTCTATGAATTATTATCAATAGAGAAGGCAAGAGGAGATGCTTATTCCCAATTTGGTAAAACAAATAGAACTTACTACATAGAGGCATGGGTTCCTGCAAGAGATGCTGAAAAAGCTAAAAGCTTAATTGAAAACTCAGCTGAAGGTTTTGCATTTGTCGAAATAACTGAGCCAGATGAACCAGAGGAGAAAATACCTGTCCTACTTGACAATCCAAAGGTTATTAAACCATTTGAAATGCTTACAGAGATGTATGCTCTACCAAAATACAACGAAGTTGATCCAACAATTCTCTTAGTCCCTGGTTTCTTATTGTTCTATGGAATTATGCTAACAGATGCAGTTTATGGTTTGCTACTAACCATAATTGGATTCTGGATTTGGAAAAAGATGGGTAAAGTTAGTGAAGGAGCTAATAAATTGGGATACATCCTAACATTGGCAGGGATTTCAACAATCATAATGGGTATTATAACTGGTGGCTATTTAGGAGATTTCTTCTATGAATTCTTTGGATTTGATATAACAAAGACACCATTAGCTTTAGTAAATCCATTGGGAGAAAGCTACTATATAAATGTAAAACATCC encodes the following:
- a CDS encoding V-type ATP synthase subunit I, producing MKKLKAVILDEKIDNVVRSLHEEGIVELCDLSEKLEDLEWKTLLSPSSSADYVRNVTSLMIKAGRILDMFSSVSQKKTSIKDILNPKPVEKKKVSFSSYQEVIEYAEKILNEISKEVDEPAERLSELDNKKSKLLQLKEQISYLKGLEFDLKYLGSGEYVFIGAGSVPKEKLGELKADLDKITDGYIEIFAGSEFEKDKKIRVPIVFVTLKEKLESVLSEIRKFEFERYDISDVEGTPSEALSKIESELKAIESERNSLTEKLKALAQKWEKELLAVYELLSIEKARGDAYSQFGKTNRTYYIEAWVPARDAEKAKSLIENSAEGFAFVEITEPDEPEEKIPVLLDNPKVIKPFEMLTEMYALPKYNEVDPTILLVPGFLLFYGIMLTDAVYGLLLTIIGFWIWKKMGKVSEGANKLGYILTLAGISTIIMGIITGGYLGDFFYEFFGFDITKTPLALVNPLGESYYINVKHPLFTLGNISVTNGPMTILVFSIFVGLLHLLIGLFVGFKENIQRGNVGDAFINQGVWILLILSIFVGVGLMFVGANMMIAGGIIGVAALLAILASMYKGYKSGGVMEAVLGGMDITGFLGNVLSYARLLALCLATGGLAMAVNIMAKLVGESIPVVGIIIAILVLLVGHTFNFVMNGLGAFIHSLRLHYVEFFSQFYEGGGKKFNPFKANREYTTA
- the ahaH gene encoding ATP synthase archaeal subunit H; its protein translation is MSVSVMEAIKEVKLAEEQAVNEIEEAKKKAEQIKAEAIEEAKKLIAEAEEEAKKLVEEMIKKAEEEAKKEAEKILEETEKEIKEIISIAKVKILSLKLSEILEI
- a CDS encoding DUF531 domain-containing protein; translation: MKKLKRMTLILYNSYDKTRWHEAHKRAIARAAPICYAFDCNLAIMDFPCKDVEDILNIKTTIGNSGEYLEKLIEKNRFFIVDKFLPQFGIPIASTSKPDEKKAITPLDTAHLLKKKPVGIYVGLGRHGLPKDIMESSLYHLDITEKKVSLETCTAIGCIPAVVYCYTKYI